The Gadus macrocephalus chromosome 1, ASM3116895v1 DNA window CCCACAAATACATTAGGATGGGACGTGAGTTCACCGATATAGGTTGTAGAATCTCGTGCCTATTATGATTATATTGTCAGTAGGGCTGATCCAGCTCTTCTTGGTTGTTATAATATTGGGGATAGGACTGAGTATCGATTTTTGACAATGAGTGAGAAATGCAGTCAGACAGAGCAGTCAGATCCTAAACAAATGAATACAGTGAAtaaaaatggtaaaaaaaaaaagtgtgttcaAAGCATGTCTTTAATAAGAATAAAATACTTATGTTGCAAATGTACAACATAGAAAGTGACAAAGGATTGAAATtgatggagaaaaaaaagacgAGAGGAATAATGGTGCTTGGCAAGGCGGCGGTGATTTCACGGTGCCTGAATATGTTGACGTGGgagcagtgcattgtgggtactAGTGTGGCCTGAGGGATACCACAGTGTGCTGGACCAGAAGGACAGCAATTGAGAGTCTGCGCAGTgccatgaacatacacacatttatttgtgcatgcacacacacacacacacacacacacacacacacacacacacacacacacacacacacacacacacacacacacacacacacacacacacacacacacacacacacacacacacacacacacacacacacacacacacacacagaagcgcacacacacacacaaacacacacttaaaaacaTGCAGAAGACAGGCAGTGAGTGTCTTCCACCATGTTGACCCAGTTGCTATTAAGACATTACTTTCTGAACTTAAATCCCTAACACAATTGTAACCCACTTCCCCAGACCACCAGAACCTCCGCTGTATAGCTTGATCAAAACCTGTATTTAACACAATAGGGGTCCAGACCTCCTGCTATTACACACATAGCATTAACATTACCGAATAGGCACGAGTAAATGGGATTATGTTTACATAAGTCATCCAAGATGTAAACGCAATCTTGAATGCAAATTTGCCGCTCAGCTGGTTTGGGCCAGTTTGCTCCGGCCTTAGCTCGATAGAGTCGCGGTCTCGTGAACATGTTAGCACGCTAACTTAACATGGCAGGCGATGACATCACACACCCAGGGCAGTGCAGACGTCAGCGAGCCACACAGATGCTGAACGTGTGAGTGGGCTTGTGTATATGTGCACGTCCCTCCCGTTGTGTTTATGcgcatatgtgtgcatgtgtgtgtgtgtgagtgcatgtgcgtgtgcgtgcgtgcgtgtgtgtgtgtgtgtgtgtgtgtgtgtgtgtgtgtgtgtgtgtgtgtgtgtgtgtgtgtgtgtgtgtgtgtgtgtgtgtgtgtgtgtgtgtgtgtgtgtgtgtgtgtgtgtgtgtgtctgtggtgtgtcctGAAATAAGGGCCACTCTTGAATGAACGTTAGGATCTCACAGAACTCATTTCTGGCATTAGTGATCATACATCATTAACTCAATCTCTTAATTCATTACATAACGATAACAATGTGTGGCGACCCATTTCCGGAAGTCATTCATTCCATGAGGGAATCACCTCAGCAGcaaattcatttttattataaaatgaaaaacatcTTGATATTGTTCCACAGAGCACCGTCATGTAGTTCAACTGATCCCGATTATCAATCACATACAAACATTTTTTAACACCTTACGAAATTTAAGTTTTTCTTCCTGCTTATGTCCTTGTATAATATTTGATAGCATCAATTTTAAAAGTCTCAAAAATTTGATGGGGTCATGGGGTCACGAGACAGATTGTCTCCCGGACAAAGGACAACTTTAACAAGGGTGACGGACTCACACATTGACCTGAGGACATCTTACAGCTGATATAGAAGGGAACAAATTGCTGTTGTAATAAGATCACATATAGACTTACTGGATTGATCTTTAATATTGTTTTGACAATTTAGTCATATTTTGAAATGTTATGGATTGACTGGCACATATTTCCTTCTTGAAAACAGTAATTTGATGAATTAGCTGtcttccatctctttctctttgtatgtgagtgtgagtgtgtgtgtgtgtgtgtgtgtgtgtgtgtgtgtgtgtgtgtttgtgtgtgtgagagtgtgtttgtgtgtgtggggggtatcTATTATCTGATAATCTGTTGTAAACTGAAATAAGAAATACAAGAGATAAAGGTCACACATTTGCTGTTtacattttactttacattattGCTTTATCGAACTTACAGCGTCACTACGTGAGTGAGAAAAATATGATCTAGGAAAGCAGAACTAGAGACTTAATTAGGctgaaacaaacacatattctACTCACTCATATTCACTAACAAGGAGGCAAACTCATTCAGTACACAAACGCTAATGTTAATAACACACATCCATATTCAAAAGAATGcctgctcgcacacacactcaaacaaacacacacacacacacacacacacacacacacacacacacacacacacacacacacacacacacacacacacacacacacacacacacacacacacacacacacacacacaaacataaatgcacaaacaaacacacaatacaaaaaATGAATGTCAAACACCAAAACAGCTGCCCGCTAtgaattatctttttttttctgaaataacTCGATACAAAACCAAACTCTGAAATCAATATGTTTACATTTTCATAAGCATACATATAAcaacttcaaacacacacaaatataaatatataactaTTTTAAATCCATCTGCGAAATTGTCTCTTGAAATTGTCTCTGCAACGTAATGGAATTGATATGTCATATTTCTTTGGCTGTTTCCCCACTGGGAAACCCTGTCCCCCGCTGTGTTTACAGCTCCAAACCACTGCATAGTCAGACCCCTGGGAGATGTAGTCCCCCGTCCCCCAACACGCACCACACAGCAGTCTCTCTCTGAATAGTGTGGTCGCCTAGGCGACGGCGTTCTCCAGCGGCTCCTTTTCCCGAGCCTTGGCGCGCTGGGCCTCCTGTGCAGCGGCCAGCTCCTCGTTCTTCTTCACCTCCCGCTGGTACTTGGCCATGATGGCGGCGTAGGCGCAGCCGTACACGGCGGCCGCCAGCATCATCAGACACACGATGCCGCACACCACGCCGGTGATGATCACCGTGGCGATGGCGTGCCGGAGGTTGACGGGCCGCGGCCGCTGCTTGGGCTCGCACTCGggcagacctcctcctcctcctgctcctcctcctcctcctcctcctactccaccgcctcctcctcctcccccagccacACCACCACCGACCCCACCGGCGGCGCCGAAGCCTTCCGCCATCCCCACGGGGGCGTGGAGCGCGGGGTGGGCGTGGTTGCCGTGGGTGTGGCCTCGGAGCAGCCTCTCCGACTCCAGGTGGTGGATGTTGGCAAACAGGTAGTTGTAGCTGGTGGTCATGCAGGAGTGGAAGAGCTGGTAGGGGATCCTCTGGAGGTCCTTGTCCCGCATGTCCTCAGGCTGGGTGCAGCGCACCTCGTCCACCACGCCACCTGGGGGACAGACGGAGCCACGGCCACAGTCAAGAGGGGGACGAGGATGGAGAGATGCACAAGGGTTCATTTAGAGTACGGCTCATCAAGAGTTTATGCATTCATCTGGCCGTTACATAAGACCATGAGTGTTTCTCTTGGATGAATGGAATCGTGATGAGGTCGTGATAATTACGTTCAGCTTTGACAGAAAGCCGAGGTGAAAAAAAGGTTTGCACTTAGCTAAACGACTGTTTTTGGACGATTATTGCGTCGAGTGCAACAGTGCGTGTCGAATCAAACTTTGGAGTAAGGTCTTGTTGGGTCTCGTCGTTGTGaccgctcctcctctccgttTCCCCACACTCCTTCTTTCCCTCTAGTATTTGCTCGCTTTATGTTCTATTTGTATCAGTGCAGCATCTCAGCCAGTGGATTACGCCACACTTGACTTAGCGCCTCTGCTCACATCCTATTCATTATCGCCGCAATAGCCAACAGCCATAGAGCAGTCTACCAACTGAGCAGTATATCCACCCCACCACGGCTTCATACACTGTCAGGGTTACATTAGTATTGAGTTAAAAGCCATCTTTGGGTTCAGAATGTATATATCGGGGAGAAAATATTTATTGAGCAGATATACATACAAAATGGCTTCATCTTCAAAATgaataaacgcacacacaaacacacatcctctTTGGCAAATTGGACGGACCTTTTAGGCTGGTCTAATCCCCAGTGTGTCAAGCCCCCTAGGGATAGAGTATTACCCAAACACTGTGTCTCAATTATGGGACTTTGTGGCCCCCTTTGCTACATGGCTACAATACTTAGTCCTCAACTGTGACCGTGAGTCAATTGTATTGGACTGAGCTTCAGCCATTGTCTTTGAGAGAAAGTCCTGTTTATAAGGACTGTATATGTGTAATGTGAATTGAGCTTGTAATACGTTAGTTAATGTGAGTTTTAGGTGTATTTAAGACACTGACACTCTGAACTTAATTGTCAAAGCCAAGGCTTTGACAGTGAATTCGTACGGACGGCTCTACTAACAGGCATTCCCACTTATAAACGCATAGGTTTCCCATAGTAATTAATCAAACCTTTGAAAATGTAGGTCTCCAGCCAGAGTTTGAGGACTATCAGCTGGCAGTCACATCTCCAAGGGTTTCCCCTTAGAGCCAGGCTGTCAAGGCGACCAAGGGCCTCCATCAGGGAGCGGTCCAGTCTCGTCAGCTTGTTGTGAGCCAGTCCCAGGTGGCTCAGGTTCCTAAGGCTTTCCCCCATCACTCCTGGCAAGCCCCACAGGCTAAAAACCATGCCACACGCAGGGGGAAGAGGATACAAATGATGAATGAGTGTGGGAACTTTCCTTATTGCATGATAGTGAAAAGAATATAACATTTACAAATGTGAAAATTCACCAATGGAAAGCCTGGAGTATCTTTAAAGGACAAGGTACCTCCATGCTTTCCTTAATACCGACACTCCCACTACCCACTACTAAAATGtacaatgtttttttcctgaagCTTTGGATGGCCCATCTCCTCAGTCGAATCCCCTGCTAATGGACTGAATTGATGAATTCAGTCGTCGCATTTTTCTCCATGTTAGCAAAAGTGAGGCAGGAAAGAACGCACAGCGAACAAGCCCCCTGCCCACGCAGCGTATCCACCACTCAAACTTGGCTCAAGTTTTACATTAGTATGTAACCGTTACATAACCACGAACGCACAACGAGTGGGGCATCTGCGCTCTCTGCACTCGGACACAGAAAACACTTCCTTTTCCCCGCCTGGGGCGCGTTCTTTTGCCGTACCTGTTGTGCGAAAGGTCGAGGTGCGTGAGCGAGTGTATTGGGGCCAGCAGCCGCTTGTCCAGCTCCCGCAGCCCGTTGTGGGCCAGGTTGAAGCGCTGAAGGTTCCTCAGGCCCAGTAGCGTGGACGGCGACACTGAGGTGATGGAGTTGTTGGACAGGTCCACGATCCGCAGGAAGGGCGTCTCCCGGAAGGCCATGGAGCCCAGGCCCCGGATGCGGTTGTCCTGGAGGTAGAGCTCCTGGGTGTCGGGGTGCAGCCGCCGGGGGATGTCGTAGAGGCCGCGGCCCCGGCAGTCCACCACTTTGGCGCCGGCGTCGCAGGCGCACTCCTTGGGGCAGGCCagggtggcgggggggaggagcagggagaggagggcgCACAGCAGGACcgctggggagagaggggagcggaCAGACGTGTGACTGAATGTGGCCAGGAGATAATGTCTTATACAACGGGGATAGTTAGCCCCTCACACCTCATGTTGATAAACCTCCCAAAAAATGTGCGCAAGGGAGAACTTATGTTATATCACCTGAAAACTTTAAACTAAACATTAAAAAGCCATACCCACTTTTCAGTTCCACGATCTGGTTTCAGCTTGACCATGTATCTCCCTTGGTCTGTAGCTACCCTATGCAGCTAAATCCGCAAAGACGTTCTTTTTCTTTGTTGCGTTTTGACGATGATTTCctgcccccccttcctccatctcctcataAGGCTCTAGGGCACTTCAACAGGCTCTAGGGCACTTCAATCACCCCTCACCCACACTACCCACACACGGCTTCACTCGCAGCAGATATTGGGTGTCTGAATCCCTTTGAGATAACTTCATACGTGGTATCTTCCTTCTAGAACATTACAGCAGTATTTATAGAATTGGCTGTGCTAGCTCCAGGCTCTCGGAGATAAGGCTCCGGCAGAAGCTTGAAAAAGGCAGTTGGCTAGCTCACAGTGCTTACGTTGCGTCAGAAGCCTTTGATTAGTTTGAAGGAAAGGCAAGGCGTTGGTAGAATTGTGTTGTAATGTCTTCTCTATAGTTGAATGTATACTACCACAATAACATGATTAGTTACTCGAATGAACAAAGACCTCCATGTTGACCAACGTAGAGCAGCGGCCATCTTAAAATGGAGCCAACCAAATGAGCAACAATGGTCTTTTAACAGCCTAGGATCCCGCTCGCTCATAGTTTATAAACAAGAGCAACCTGTGAGCAATCTGGTTCTTTATGATCAATATCCCAGCTGTTTGTTTGTACGGTGGCTTCCTCAGTGCCTGCTGTAATATCCTGATGTGTTGCGACCTCTATGCGGTGGGTCAGAGATTTGTGTGAATCACATACTTGTTTTGCAAAGTAAGAAACATGCATTTGTGAGCATGCATGCCGCTGCACCAACAGAGACACAACGAAGCATGCACCGAAAGGAGCATGCTTGAATGTGAGCATACATGCCCGCAAATGAAtccatgcacacgcatacacacacacacgcaaccacacacaaacagcattaGCTCAGTCAAGTGTTAGAACAGCAGGTCTAGAATGAGGTCAACGCAAGAGAACGGCTGATGTGTTTTGGCATTATAAAAAAATCCTTAGAGAATACACGGAATGACCACTTCAAACAAGCATCACATCAATACGGATATCACAAAAGCATTATTCTTACATAACACGCATACAACAGAGCCTGGAGATCAGTGTAAAATTGCACGTTTCCTGAAATAAGTCCGCCACACACATTGCCCTTTCTAGAGTACAACAACTCAACTGTTGCAGCGGTAAACACAGAACCACCCCTGTACTCATCAGTGCTCATCTGTTTCCCACCACATTATCGGCATGGTTCTCATAAACAGCCCATACCTCGTCGTTGCATAACGCACGCATCCTGCCACTATCCCCTAGCCACGCGACTCCTACCTGTCATGTCTGCTGGTGAGCTCCTCTCTTCAGCAGCGGCA harbors:
- the LOC132454976 gene encoding leucine-rich repeat and transmembrane domain-containing protein 1, which translates into the protein MTAVLLCALLSLLLPPATLACPKECACDAGAKVVDCRGRGLYDIPRRLHPDTQELYLQDNRIRGLGSMAFRETPFLRIVDLSNNSITSVSPSTLLGLRNLQRFNLAHNGLRELDKRLLAPIHSLTHLDLSHNSLWGLPGVMGESLRNLSHLGLAHNKLTRLDRSLMEALGRLDSLALRGNPWRCDCQLIVLKLWLETYIFKGGVVDEVRCTQPEDMRDKDLQRIPYQLFHSCMTTSYNYLFANIHHLESERLLRGHTHGNHAHPALHAPVGMAEGFGAAGGVGGGVAGGGGGGGGVGGGGGGGAGGGGGLPECEPKQRPRPVNLRHAIATVIITGVVCGIVCLMMLAAAVYGCAYAAIMAKYQREVKKNEELAAAQEAQRAKAREKEPLENAVA